A part of Balneolaceae bacterium genomic DNA contains:
- a CDS encoding efflux RND transporter permease subunit, whose amino-acid sequence MYFRMVEVKMLPFDNKNEVQLIIDMPEGTTLERTNAVAREVGISLKDLPELKDYQIYAGLNAPINFNGLVRHYDLRRQRQRCRHPAQPGGERRAKRSEPRHRQAHSSHRSTGRAASTTPTSRWWRSRPARRCCPPWWPRSTARTATQRARVAGQVMDIFREHGRRGGCGLDAWRRRRSKYRLDVNTEKAMLSGIPSGQVVETVTMALEGMPVSRLYSDREVNEIPIVLELPEGGSLRHSAAPASSTCSRHPGSMVPVADLVSVREETLEPSIHRKNQRRVMYVTAEVAGAIESPVYAILDAGEQIAEIDMPAGYSLEQIFAGQPFMQEDYTLKWDGEWQITYEVFRDLGIAFAVVLVIIYMLIIGWFQDFKVPIIMMIAIPLSLVGIMIGHWLLGAFFTATSMIGMIALAGIMVRNSVLLIDFINLRLKDGISLKQAVIEAGAVRSMPILADSRHGGHRGGRDPV is encoded by the coding sequence TTGTACTTCCGCATGGTGGAGGTGAAGATGCTGCCCTTCGACAACAAGAACGAGGTGCAGCTCATCATCGACATGCCCGAGGGCACCACCCTGGAGCGCACCAACGCCGTGGCGCGGGAGGTGGGCATCAGCCTGAAGGACCTGCCCGAGCTGAAGGACTACCAGATCTATGCGGGGCTTAACGCGCCCATCAATTTCAACGGACTGGTGCGCCACTACGACCTGCGCCGGCAGCGCCAACGTTGCCGACATCCAGCTCAACCTGGTGGAGAAAGGCGAGCGAAGCGATCAGAGCCACGCCATCGCCAAGCGCATTCGTCCCATCGTTCAACAGGTCGGGCCGCAAGTACGACGCCAACATCAAGGTGGTGGAGGTCCCGCCCGGCCCGCCGGTGCTGTCCACCCTGGTGGCCGAGATCTACGGCCCGGACAGCGACGCAGCGCGCACGCGTCGCCGGCCAGGTCATGGACATTTTCCGCGAGCATGGAAGGCGTGGTGGATGTGGACTGGATGCGTGGAGGCGCCGCAGATCCAAGTACCGGCTGGACGTGAACACCGAGAAGGCCATGCTCTCGGGCATTCCCTCCGGGCAGGTGGTGGAGACGGTGACCATGGCCCTGGAGGGCATGCCGGTCTCGCGCCTGTACAGCGACCGGGAGGTCAACGAGATTCCCATCGTCCTGGAGCTTCCCGAAGGCGGATCGCTCCGGCATTCCGCAGCTCCAGCGAGCTCTACATGCAGTCGGCATCCGGGCAGCATGGTGCCGGTTGCGGACCTGGTCAGCGTGCGGGAGGAAACGCTCGAGCCCAGCATCCACCGCAAGAACCAGCGGCGCGTCATGTACGTGACCGCCGAGGTCGCCGGCGCCATCGAGAGTCCCGTCTACGCCATCCTGGACGCCGGCGAGCAGATCGCGGAGATCGACATGCCGGCGGGCTACAGCCTGGAGCAGATCTTCGCCGGGCAGCCCTTCATGCAGGAGGATTACACGCTCAAGTGGGACGGCGAGTGGCAGATCACCTACGAGGTATTCCGCGACCTGGGCATCGCCTTCGCCGTGGTGCTGGTGATCATCTACATGCTGATCATCGGCTGGTTCCAGGACTTCAAGGTGCCCATTATCATGATGATCGCCATACCGCTGTCACTGGTGGGCATCATGATCGGCCACTGGCTGCTGGGCGCCTTCTTTACGGCCACCTCCATGATTGGCATGATCGCCCTGGCCGGCATCATGGTGCGTAACTCCGTGCTGCTGATCGACTTCATCAACCTGCGACTCAAGGACGGGATTTCGCTCAAGCAGGCGGTCATCGAGGCCGGCGCCGTCCGCAGCATGCCCATTCTTGCTGACAGCCGGCACGGTGGTCATCGGGGCGGTCGTGATCCTGTTTGA